TACTTTTGCCCTCCGGCGTCTCGTCGGCCAAAGAGGCGCGGCGGGCCGCCTGCGCGAGGGTTTCCTGGGTAACCGCCAACACGGGGTAAAACGCCGCTGCGGATCGGTTGCCATAGGTAATGGTGCCGGTTTTGTCGAGAAGTAGCACGTCCACGTCGCCCGCCGCCTCGATGGCGCGCCCGGAAGTCGCCACCACATTGGATTGCAACAACCGCACGATGCCCGCGATGCCGATAGCGGGTAACAGCGCTCCGATCGTGGTGGGAATCAGGCAGACCAGCAAGGCGACCAGCACCGTCAGGCTGATCACTGATCCGGAGTGGCCAGCGTAATGCACGCTATACCAGGAAAATGGAAACAGGGTGACGGTGACCACGAGAAAGACCAGCGTCAACACGACCAGCAGGATGCTCAGGGCGATTTCGTTGGGGGTTTTGCGCCGCGACGCCCCCTCCACCATGGCGATCATTTTGTCGAGGAAGGTGTGTCCGGCCTCCTGTGTCACCCGGATGATGAGCCAATCCGAGATCACCCGGGTACCGCCGGTGACCGCGCTACGATCACCACCGCTTTCGCGGATGACCGGCGCGCTCTCGCCCGTGATGGCGCTCTCATCGACGGCCGCGACTCCCGCCACCGCCTCACCGTCCGTAGGGACGAGGTCGCCCGCTTCTATCAGGACAAAGTCGCCGCTGCGCAGGCTGGCGCCGGGAACCTCCTTATAGCCCGCCTCGCGCACCGCTTTGGGCAGTTTTTTGGCCGTAACTTCCTGGCGGCTCTGCCGCAAACTGTTGGCTTGGGCCTCGCCCTGACGCTCGGCCAGCGCTTCGGCAAAATTGGCAAAAATCAGTGTGAGCCAGAGCCAGAGGTCGATCACGCCGGTAAAAGGCGCCTCACCGTTATGCACGATCAGATCGTGAAAAAAGAGGGCCAGCAGCAGCCAGGAGCCGACGTAGACGACGAACATCACCGGATTGCGCAACTGGCGACGCGGGGAGAGCATGCTGAAGCTGTCCCACAGGGCGCCCCGGCTCTGATCTTTCCAGTGGATCGGAGATGCCGCATGTGTATGATGGGTAGATTCCATGGATATGATTCCTCAATGAGTCAGGGTGGCAAGGGGCGCCAGTTGCTCTGCAATCGGACCCAGTGCCAGCGCCGGAAAGAAGTTGAGCGCGCCGACCAGAAGAATGACGCCAACCGTCAGGCCAATGAAAATAGGCGTGTAAGTCGTCAGCGTTCCCGATCCTGCGGGAATTTTCTTTTTTTCGACCAGGGCACCCGCCAGTGCCAGCAACGGCAAATAGCTCCAGTACCGGCCCAGCAGCATGCACATGCCGGTGAGCAGGTTGTAGAACCGGGTGTTGCTGCTCAGGCCGCCAAATGCGCTGCCATTGTTGTTGGCCGGACTCGTCACGGCATAGAGCATTTCGCTGAAACCGTGCGCCCCGGGATTGAATACACCGGCCCGCCCCGCCACCGTGGTGACGGCAAGGGCAGTACCAATCAACACCAGCAACGGCATGACCAGTATGGAGAGAGAGGTCATTTTTATTTCAAAGGACTCGATCTTCTTGCCGAGAAACTCCGGCGTGCGTCCCACCATGAGACCACCGAGAAAAACCGCAAAAATCATGAAGGCGAGGAAAGTCGCGAGCCCTGAACCGACGCCGCCAAACACGACCTCACCCAATTGCATCAGGAAAAGATTTACCCCCCCGGACAACGGCATGAGGGAATCGTAGGCGCCGTTGGCCGCCCCCGTAGAGGTCGCGGTGGCCACCGTGGCAAAGAGCGCGGTCGCGCCAGCACCGATGCGGTCTTCCACTCCCTCCATATTGCCACCACCGGCAAGACTCGCGGTGTTGGCCTGGGAGATCCCCAACGGGGTAAGCACAGGGTTCCCGGCCAGTTGATAGTGCTGACTTACGAGCGTCAGGGGGATAAAGAGCACCAGCATGGAAATCAGGATGGCCCATGCCGTGCGCTTGGCGTTAGCCATATGCCCAAACAGGAACACGAGTGCGGAGGGGATGAGAATCATGGCCAGGTTTTCTAGAAAGTTGGTAAGAGCGGTGGGATTTTCGAAAGGGTGGGCATCGTTCATATTGAAGAAACCGCCCCCATTGTTGCCGAGCATCATGATGGCCTCTTGAGAGGCTACCGGTCCCACATGCATTATCTGATGAAGAATGGTCTTGCCGCCGGATACAAAGGGTGCAATAAGATCTGCCCGCACCGCACCGGTGAGGGTTTGGACCACGCCCTGTTCCATGAGAATCAATGCAAAGAGCGCGGAGAGGGGAAGCAGCACGTATAAAACGGTGCGGGTCATGTCGACCCAGAAATTTCCGAGGTCCTTGGTTCTATGACGGGCGATAGCGCGAATGATGGGCAGGACGATGGTGATACCCGTCGCCGCCGAAAGGAAATTCTGCACGGTCAGGCCCAGCATCTGCGAGAGATAACTCATGGTCGAGCCGCCAGCGTAATCCTGCCAGTTGGTATTGGTGAGAAAGCTCACTGCAGTATTGAATGCGGAGCCACCCTGGACGCCACCGAAGTGTAAAGGATTTAGGGGCAGCGCACCTTGCGCCAACAACAAGGTATAGAGAAAAACGCCACCGATCAGGTTAAAGATCAACAGAGCGATGGCGTAGCGCTTCCAACCCATTTCCTCGCTCGCCGAAACGCCAGTGACGCGGTACAGTCCCCGTTCCACGGGACCCATCAGACGTGTCGCCCAGAATCGATCGCCCGCATAGATGCGATGCATATAGCGTCCCAGAGGTAAGGCCAGCAGAATGGTCAACAACAAAACCGCGGCTGTCAGTATGGTAGTGGATATCATAGGAACCGCTCCGGATTAATCAAAAATACCAGAAGATAGATGAAGAGCATGGCGCCCAATCCGAGGCCTATCCACACGAACGCGTTCATTTTATGCTCCTCAGGCGATCCAATAGCTCAACAACGCCTATGGATGCCAGGAAAAAGCCGATAATAATAAATAAGTACACAAATTCCATGCCAACCTCCTGCGTGAGCACGGGCCAACATCCCGCACCCAATCATAAAATGCTCGCATGAAAGTCTAGCAAGGCTTCATCTATAAATCCCATATAAAGCATCTATAAATTCTATATAAATGGTGCTTTTTTGGGGTACACCTTACTCGTTGCAGATAACTTTGGCGTGAACCCGCTTGGTAATGGCCGGGCTTTGGCCTATGCTCAAGCGCGGGCAGGCGTGGCAACGAGGGAGCGTTATGGACGGTGGTATCCGGTACCTGGTAATAACCGATGGCTACTAAAGATCGCAAAGATGGGCGACCTGATCCGGATGCCCTGCTGGCACAGGTGCAGCAAGAGGAGCAGGCGCGCCAGCGCGGCCGCCTCAAGATTTTCTTTGGTGCCGCCCCGGGTGTTGGGAAGACCTACGCCATGCTGCGCTACGGGCAGCAAGAGATGGCCAAAGGGGTGGATGTTTTGGTGGGTATCGTCGAAACCCACCAGCGCAGTGAAACCCAAGCCTTGGCCGATGCCCTGCCGGTATTACCGCGCGTGCATATTCCTTATAAAAATGTGGTGCTTGAAGAGTTTGACCTGGATGCGGCCCTTGCTCGCCGCCCCGGACTGCTTCTGCTGGACGAGCTTGCCCACAGCAACGCCCCTGGCTCACGTCACAAGAAGCGCTGGCAGGACCTGGAGGAACTACTGGACGCGGGCCTTTCCGTGGCGACCACCGTGAATGTTCAGCACCTGGAGAGCGTTCACGAAGTCGTCCAGCAGATTACCGGGATACAGGTTCAGGAGACCCTGCCGGATCAGATCATCCAGCAGGCCGATGAAGTGATTCTGGTAGATATCACTGACGAGGATCTCTTGCAACGGCTTAAAGAAGGTAAGGTGTACCTGGGCGAACGCGGTCAGCGCGCGATGACGCATTTTTTTCGTAAAGGTAACCTGATCGCCCTGAGGCAGTTGGCATTGCGACTGGCAGCGGACCGGGTTGATCTGGAGTTGCGACAGTTTCATCAACAGAATCCGGAAGAGGGGCGACGCAGCGGTAGCCGGGATCGTTTGCTGGTCGCCGTGAGTGGCCGCCCGGAAGATGAGCATCTGGTGCGCGCGGCCTATCATCTGGCGACCGCTCAACGGGCCGACTGGCTGGTGATTCATGTGGACACCCCACGCGGCCTGCTGCAGAAACCTCAGACCCAGGCGTGGATATGGAATCACCTGCATCTTGCGGAAAGTCTGGGCGCGGAAACCTCACGTCTGACCGGAGTAAATGTCGGCGCGGAAGTGTTGGCTTATGCGCGACTGCGCGACGTCACCCAGATTGTACTGGGACAGACGCAGGGTTTGCGCAAATTTCTTTGGTGGTGGCCCGGTTCTTTGACGGCGCACCTGTTGAACAGCGAGCGCGGTATTGATGTAGTGATTCATCCGTTGCCGGTAAAAAAATTTATTTCGGAAGATCGACGCCTGCGAAATCAACAGTACCTTGGCATCGTGGACACGTCCCTGCGACGCCGCACCCGGAATCGCGCTTTTGTGATCAGCGGGGCGTTAGGCCTCGCTTTAAGTGGTTTGGCCTGGTCTCTGGGGATTTACCTGGGTTTTGCCGGAGTCTTCATGCTCTACATGCTGGGTGCGGTGGGCACCGCCCTGATGTACGGCCGCTGGCCCTCCCTCATCACATTCATTGCCGCCGTGGTCAGTTATTACTCGTTTGGGTTGGATCGTGGTTTGCCAACGACGGTGGGCTCGCTTGCTTACTTTACGCTGATCCTCTCTTTGATCCTGCTCATCAGCCAACTGGTGGCGCGATCCCGCGATCAGGAGCTCATGGCCCGGACCCGCGAGCGGCGCGCGCGCAATCTCTATCAACTGGTTCAGGCGCTCAGCGGCGCCCGTGGTGTCGAAGGGATTCTCAACGCCAGCATCGAGAATTTGCATCAGACCCTGGGTATCGCGACCGCATTCTGGCTGCCACCGGCGGACAATGCGGATAGTCCGTTGCAGATGTTTCCAGCGTCCACCGAACTGGAAGCGCCAGAACGCAACCTGCGGGCTGCCGCCCGGTGGAGTTTCCTCAATAAAAAGAACGCCGGAATGAGCACCGACACGCTGGCGGATATCCCGGCGCTGTTTATGCCCATGCTGTCCGGCGAGCGTGCGCTGGGGGTCATGATGCTGTCCGATCTCGACCTGCGTCGCGCCCCTGCAGACTGGTTGCGTTTTCTCGAAACGGTGGCGCGACTCATCGCGGTGGCTCTGGATTCAGCGCAAGCATCCCTGCAACGTACGGAAGCGGATGTCCGTTTGCGGGTCGAGCGATTACAAAATGCGCTCTTGGGCGCCGTTTCCCATGACCTCCGGACGCCCTTGGCTGGCGTACTGGGTACAGCGACGACACTGCAACGCAATGCGCAGGGCCTGACGGCCGATGAGCACGATCTCCTGGAGAATATCCGCGAGCAAACCCAAAAGATGGAACACACCGTGGATCGCATTCTGCACATGGCCGCATTGCAGTCCGGGCGACTCCATATCAGAAAAGAATGGGTTCCTCTGGAAGATCTGTTGGTCATAGCGCGCGATCAGGTTAAGGCCGCATGCACCGATCGCCCTTTTCAGGCGCGGATATCCAAAGACTTGCCACTGCTCCTCGTGGATCCGCAACTCATGGTGCAAGTGCTCGCTAATCTCCTGGAAAATGCTTGCAGATATAGCCCGCAGGGCCGCGCTATCGAATTAGAGGCCTATGCGAACGATGCGGAGATTACCGTTTGCGTCATCGACCACGGCTTTGGCGTGCCGCCCGGTCGCGAAGAGGAAATATTCACCCGTTTCAGCCAGATTAAACCCCCTGTCGGATTGGGTGGAAGCGGACTCGGTTTAGCGATTTGCGCTGCGATTATTGAGCTGCATGGAGGACGCATTTGGGTGCGTAACCGGGTCGTCGTGCGCGGCGCGGTGTTTTGTTTTACCGTACCTCGGGAGACTGAACCGCCTATGCCACCGGACGGAGACTAAGCCATGACGACCACGCACGAAGGCGATCTCGATATCCTGCTGGTGGAGGATGACCCGAGTATTGGCGGGTTTCTACAGGCAGCGATGGACCGCGAACCAGGGTATCGCTTGCACTGGGTAACCACGCTGAAACACGCCTGGAAGGCTTGGGAAAAACGACAAATCCAGGAAGGTCGGCCGTACGCCCTGATTCTGCTGGACCTTGGTTTACCGGATGGGGATGGACAGGGACTAATCCATCGAATACGCGAGCAGGAAGGGGAGCAGGCATTCATCATCGTCATCTCTGCGCGCGGAAGCGAGGCTGACAAGGTACAAGCCCTCGATAGTGGCGCCGACGATTATCTCACCAAGCCGTTTACCATTGGCGAGCTGCTCGCACGTCTGCGCGCGCATTTGCGGCGACGACCAGCAGGTTCATCCGTCGAATCATTCCATTGGGCCATTGGCGTCTTGGAGCTGGATGATCTCACCCATACCGTTCGCAAGGACGGGGTGACCATTCCGATGACGCCCAAGGAATATCAACTGTTTCACCTTTTTGTGATGAATCAGGGGCGGACATTGTCCTATCGACGAATTCTCAATGCCGTGTGGGGAGAGCACAGTGGCGGTCAGGCCCACTATGTCCGGTTATATATCAAACGCCTGCGGGAAAAGATTGAGGATGATCCCGGAATGCCGCAGTATCTGGTGACCGAAAAAGGGGTTGGGTACCGATTCGGCGCTCCGGAGATGTCAAGATGACACCACTCAAGGGCCTGATGGCACGCGCTCTTACGGCGGGATAAAACCGTAATCAGTCATCGCCGTCTGCATGTTTTTGTGCCAGAAAGCCGACGCCATCCAGCACTTGATAAAAGTCACGCGCATAATAATCCGGCGCTACGTCGTTATAGGATTTGCTGCCCTGATTGGAGTCCACAAAGATGGTTTTCATCCCCGCCTGTTGGGCGCCATAAATATCGCGATACATGTCATTGCCGACATAAATGGCCTCATGGGGGGCCACTTCCAATTGTTCTGCGGCCATGGCGAATAACCGGGAGTCGGGTTTGCGATAACCATAGTCACCGGAAATAATCTGTACATCAAAATATTTCTTAATACCCATCGCGCGCATTTCGGGGAGGGCGAAGCAGCGTTGTGCGTCAGAAATGGTGGCCAGGCGGTAGGTTTCCTGCAGGCTTTTCAGTGTGCGTTTGATGCCATCGTAACGCTCCAGGCGAGTGCGGGAGAGGCCACGGTGCAGGCGTGCCAACTCTTTGGCCAGTCTTTCCCGGCCCTTGACCGGTTTGCTGTTCTCCTGGGTGAGCAAGGTGTGCCAGATCGCCTCGACGTCTATTTCCGGGTATCGTTCAGCAGATTGACGTTTTCTCTCCTTCATGATGGCGAAGTAGCGTTCCCGGACCTCTCGCCGGTTCATAAAGACCCGGTGATAAGTGAGATAATGGGAGATGCCACGATAAATATCTTCCATTTCCTCATTGGTTTCAATGTTGATCATGGTGCCATAAAGATCTATGCAAACGGCGCGTATGGACATGGTGCTACCTCCGCAGAATGTGAACGGCTTCGTGGACCAGGGCTTGGCTGTAACGCCAGTCAAGCCAGGAATTACGGGCGATGCGTAACAGGGTCATACCCATATAAAAGGGAATTCGCTCGGTAATCGATGCAAAAGCCGCATGGCGGTCCGGAAAATGAGTGCTGTATTCCCAGAGAAAATGGCCGATAAATGGTTCGGCATGTTCCCCATGATGGGTGGTGCGCATGAAATGATGTTTTATTTCTCCGGCAATCATGCCGAGATCATACGCGCGATCTGCAAATTGCATACGTTCCAGATCAATGGCAGTGGTACGCCGATGGGTTGCGAAGAGAAAATTGGAGGGTGTGGCATCGCCATGGATCAAGACTTGCCGGTCCGCCCACATACTGCCCATCTGTTGCCAGAGTTCCCGGTAATGGTAGAACTCACTGGTTTGATGGCTGGATATCCGGTGGCGTCTTTGCAGACGCGCGATGATCTTGTCGAAATAGGCAAAGTGCGCATCAAAGCGCACGGTTTCAGAGCGCGCTGTCCAGTTATGTAATTTGGCAAGGAAATAGGCGAGGTCCGTCAGGCGTGCATATAATAATTTTGCATCATTGCGCTCAATGCTCTCCGCAATGACTCCGGAAAGGGATTGTCCCGGACAGAATTCCTCTATGATGACATTGTTTATATCCCATGAAATTCCCAGGGGTTGCGGAATATACAATCGCCCGGTTTTGAAGCCCAGGTCGCGCAACGTATGCATATATTGCCATTCGTTATGGGCCCGCTCCCAGGCCTGTTGCGGATCCTTCCCGATCCGGTTGAAGAATTTACCGATGACTTTATGCTGTGAATGGGTTTCCTCGTAGAGAAAAACCGCATTGGATGCCGGAAACTGGAATACCCGGAATTGATGGGGGGGCTGTTTGGTGAGCAATTGTGGGAATATCTGCTCTTGCAGATACGCGTGGAATGGATCGTGGGGATTCAGGCGGCCCAGATATTTCATTAGGGTGGAGATTGCAGCGCCGGGTGCAGCTGTATCCCGATGATTTTCCAGCCCGGTTCCGCGCCCTTCAGCAGCGGCGCAATGTTTTGTAGAATTTGTTGCTCCAGTGCGGACTGGGCGGAGATGGAAGTGGTGATGCCAGCCAAGTCCGGAAAAGCCATGAAGGGGTTGGCGATACGCGCGTCCAGTTGTCCCTGCAGGGGCTGAAGCTTCTTCCAGGGGCCATTGCCCTGCATGATCGCCACCGGATGAATAGTCAGCGCTTGGATTTTTCCGGCATGATTCGTGACGGTGACGCCATAAGACCCCAGATCGACGGCACGTTGAACGGGCGCTGACACCGTCCGCTCCGGTGTCGCTACGGGCGCGCTGATTTTGCGCAAATGAATCGGCAGGTTAAGCGCAATGCCCGCAGCGGCGGCTGCGCACAGGACCGTCAGGACGCCGAAAATCACCCATCGGCCACGAGCGGGTTTGACCTGCTTTTTTTTGCGGGCTGCCAATCTCCATTTCTCCTTTGTCGGGTAAGCCATATCTGCTTGAGCGATATCCTCTCTGATTCGCAGGGATATCGTCAACGTACTCAATAGACGGCCTGCGCCATGGGCGAGACCGGGAAAACCAACTGATGCAGTGTTGTGATGCGCAAGGTTGCATTACACTCCCCACTCAGTTCTGCTATTTACACAGGCCATAAACGAGGAAATATGCCATGGCGGCGGGTCATCTGCGGCGAGAAGGGGGGCTGATCGGGCTGCTTTACGCGAGTCTGGGAGCCATAGTGGGTTCCGGTTGGCTGTTTGGGCCGCTGCATGCGGCGCAGCAGGCAGGGCCGCTGAGCCTGGGCTCCTGGGCGGTGGGGGCGACAGCCATTTTACTACTGGCGCTGGTTTACGCCGAATTGGGGCCAATGATTCCGCGCAGCGGTTCTATCGTCCATATCAGTCACCTGGGTAATGGCCCGTTGTTAGGCCGCATCTGGAGTTGGATCCTCTTTTTTTCTTATGTCTCCATTGCGCCGGTCGAAGTGACGGCGGTGCTCACCTATGCGAATAATTATCTGCCGGGTTTTCTTTCTGGTGAGGCGGGCGTGCTCAGTGGCCGGGGTTTTGGCGCCGCTATTCTGCTGCTGGGCGTTTTTGTGCTGCTTAATTTTCTGGTGATTCGCTGGGTGCTGTTGCTGAATAGCGCCGCGACCTGGTGGAAGCTGATTATTCCGGCTGCCACTATTTTCGTCTTGTTGAGTTTGTCCTGGCACCCCGAGAACCTGCAATTGCATCATTCCCAGGGGGAGCTGGAGGGCATGTTCACTGCCGTGGCCAGTGCCGGGATTATTTTTTCCTTTTTCGGGTTTCGGCAGGCGATTGATCTGGCGGGAGAAAGCCGGAATCCGGGGCGTAGCATCCCCATAGCGGTCATCGGTTCGGTGCTGATTGGCACCTTGCTGTATGAAGGGTTGCAATTCGCGTTTCTGGTGGCTGTGGATCCGGCCGGTCTGGCGCACGGGGGCTGGTCACACCTGACTTTTACCGGGCTCACTGGCCCCTTTGCGGCGTTGGCCGCAGCCGTGGGCGCCACCTGGTGGGGCGTCATCCTCTATGTGGATGCCCTGGTGTCGCCAGCGGGGACCGCCTTCATTTACACGACCTCATCGGCACGCGTTACCATGGCGGCAGGGGAGATGGGCAGTGCACCGCAAGGGCTGGCGCGGATTAACCGCAGTGGCGTGCCGTGGATCGCTCTGTTGGTGGTATATGCGGTTGGCGCGCTCTTTTTTTTCCCCTTTCCTTCCTGGCAGAAACTGGTGGGCTATATTTCTTCGGTAACCGTGCTCTCCTACAGTTTGGGGCCGATTGTGCTGTTGCAATTGCGCCGCGCCATGCCCGATGCGGCACGTCCTTTTCGTCTCCGGGGCGCGGAAGTGATCGCTCCGGCGGCCTTTGTGGTGGCCAATTGGATTATCTTCTGGGCCGGGCTCGCCACCTTGAGCTTTACCTTTGTCGCCCTGGCCATGCTGATGGTGATTTTTCTGATTTACCATTATGTTCTGGTCAAAGAGCGCCGTGCGGAGGGTTTGGGATGGCGTTATGCGTGGTGGGTATTACCCTATTTTGCCGGTCTATGGATCTGCAGCTATCTGGGCCCGCAAAATCTCGGCGGCAAAGGCCTCGTGCCTTTCTTCTGGGATATGGGAATCATTGCTCTATTTAGTCTCGTTATACTTTTTGTGGCATTGCGCACCAGGGTGGCCGATCAGGTGATGAGAGATTATGTGGAAAGTCTGAACGAAGTACCGGAGGCGGCGCCATAGCCACCCGCCGATCCCCGCTTTTTCTTTAGAAAAGGTTCTTGATGGTGTTAATCAATTTGTCGCCAAGACTATCCCCAGCACCACTTTCCGTGGAAGCTGTGGAAGCCGCAACCGGTGGATACCCGGCGAGATAATCACTGACACCAATGACGTTACTACCGCCACTGATGGTGGGGCCGGTCACCGAAGGCGGCCGGAAGAAGCCGGTGGCCGGGCTGCCTGCCATGGCCGTTCGCATAAAGTGAATCCAGATAGGCAGTGCCTCGCGCGCCCCCGCAGCCCAACGGCCCATGGTGCGGTTGTCATCATAACCCACCCAGACACTGGTGGTGATATGCGGACTGAACCCATTGAACCACGCATTATCTTCGTGGTTGGTCGTGCCGGTTTTGCCCGCAATGTCATTGCGCCCCAGACTTTGTGCCGCGACGCCCGTTCCGATCTTGATCACCTGCTGCATCATCTCCGTCAGCAAATAGGCTACGCCCGGAGGTATGGCCGTCTGTTGGGCGGGCGGGGTATAGCCCATGGGACAATTGAGCAAGGAAATTTGCGTACCGCGGCTATTCACAATTTTGGTGATGAGATAGGGATTGGGCAGAAAACCGCCGCTGGAGAAGACCGCATAGGCGCGGGCGAGCTGTAAGGGGCTGTAATCTCCCGCGCCAAGCACCATGGAGGGGACTTGCGGTACTTGCTTGGCCGGAAAACCAAAGCGTTGCACATACTGCGCCGCATAGGGGATGCCGATATCCATGAGGATGCGAACACTGGGTACGTTATGAGAGTAAGCCAGATTCGACCACACCGGGATCGGTATATTGGAAAACTGATTGCTATAGTTGGTTGGCGCATAGACCTGTCCGGTGGGCAGGGTAATGGACAGGGGGGTATCTGGAATCGGCGTCTGTGGCGTCATATAACTGCTCTTGCCTGAAGCCAGCAGCGCTGGCGCATCCATGGCCGCGGCGTAAACGAAGGGCTTGAAGCCCGAGCCCGGCTGCCGATAAGCAAAAACGGCGCGATCAAAATGGCTGAGTTCATAGCTGAAGCCACCCACCAGGGCGTGGATAGCCCCGGTACGGCTGTCCAGACTCACCAAAGCGCCTTGTACCTGAGGAATCTGTGAAAGCTGCCAGCCCGCATCCTTGCCGGCAGAGGACCAGACATTGGCACCCCATTCCTGACCCGCCCCCGCTGTAACCGAATGTACATAAGGGCGCAGCCAGACCAAGTCACCGCTGTGCAGAACCGCATTCACCGAACGTGGCTTGGGGGCGCCGTAACGGGGGCGTGCCCAACTCACGTCGCGCAAGGTGAGAATGACGTTTTTCTTGCCCTCCAGAGAGACCGTGGCGCTTTTGGCATCGGCGCTGACCACTACGCCCCAGCGCAGGTTGGCAGGGTCATGGGGTGGCAGCACATCGGGCCGCTTACCCGCGAGTGCGGCCTGCAGCGTGTCCCCGCTGAGATGCGCGATGGGGCCGCGGTAGCTTTTGGGGTCCATACTGGATAGCCCCATATCGTAGTTTTCCAGCCCCACGGCAACCGCTTCATTCGCCGCCTCCTGATCCTGTGGCAGGATGGTGGTATACACCTTGAGTCCGGAACGGTAGGTGAAATCGCTGCCGAATTGCTGGGTAAGCCAACTGGCGATCCAGTCGGTGACATACGGTGCACCGTTGCTGGCAGCCGCATGATACCGCGAAAGAATGGGTTCCGCGTTGGCCTTCGCCTCTTCATCCGCAGAAATGTAACCGCGCCTTTCCATGCGTTTGAGCACATAAGCACGCCGTTTTTTGGCGAGATCGGGATTCACGACAGGGTTTAAAACGGAAGGTGCCGGCGGTAGTCCCGCAATGGTTGCCATCTCCCCTAAAGTCAGATGACTGACGCCTTTTCCAAA
The sequence above is a segment of the Acidithiobacillus sp. genome. Coding sequences within it:
- a CDS encoding APC family permease; protein product: MAAGHLRREGGLIGLLYASLGAIVGSGWLFGPLHAAQQAGPLSLGSWAVGATAILLLALVYAELGPMIPRSGSIVHISHLGNGPLLGRIWSWILFFSYVSIAPVEVTAVLTYANNYLPGFLSGEAGVLSGRGFGAAILLLGVFVLLNFLVIRWVLLLNSAATWWKLIIPAATIFVLLSLSWHPENLQLHHSQGELEGMFTAVASAGIIFSFFGFRQAIDLAGESRNPGRSIPIAVIGSVLIGTLLYEGLQFAFLVAVDPAGLAHGGWSHLTFTGLTGPFAALAAAVGATWWGVILYVDALVSPAGTAFIYTTSSARVTMAAGEMGSAPQGLARINRSGVPWIALLVVYAVGALFFFPFPSWQKLVGYISSVTVLSYSLGPIVLLQLRRAMPDAARPFRLRGAEVIAPAAFVVANWIIFWAGLATLSFTFVALAMLMVIFLIYHYVLVKERRAEGLGWRYAWWVLPYFAGLWICSYLGPQNLGGKGLVPFFWDMGIIALFSLVILFVALRTRVADQVMRDYVESLNEVPEAAP
- a CDS encoding aminoglycoside phosphotransferase family protein, with translation MKYLGRLNPHDPFHAYLQEQIFPQLLTKQPPHQFRVFQFPASNAVFLYEETHSQHKVIGKFFNRIGKDPQQAWERAHNEWQYMHTLRDLGFKTGRLYIPQPLGISWDINNVIIEEFCPGQSLSGVIAESIERNDAKLLYARLTDLAYFLAKLHNWTARSETVRFDAHFAYFDKIIARLQRRHRISSHQTSEFYHYRELWQQMGSMWADRQVLIHGDATPSNFLFATHRRTTAIDLERMQFADRAYDLGMIAGEIKHHFMRTTHHGEHAEPFIGHFLWEYSTHFPDRHAAFASITERIPFYMGMTLLRIARNSWLDWRYSQALVHEAVHILRR
- a CDS encoding penicillin-binding protein 1A, with the translated sequence MAQANTPRTRSKQPKRHHYGRWILLIILLILINIGIGVGIYVYRIWQTLPPIHELKEWRPDEPLRIYAANGALLQEVGPQMRYALPIDQIPVKLQEAFISAENARFYSDNPLNYPVSYPGILRAAIVDVIHMAPVQGASTIPEQVARNFYLTPQKTISRKIAEILLAYKLANHFTHKQILELYLNKIYLGQGAYGVQAAARTYFGKGVSHLTLGEMATIAGLPPAPSVLNPVVNPDLAKKRRAYVLKRMERRGYISADEEAKANAEPILSRYHAAASNGAPYVTDWIASWLTQQFGSDFTYRSGLKVYTTILPQDQEAANEAVAVGLENYDMGLSSMDPKSYRGPIAHLSGDTLQAALAGKRPDVLPPHDPANLRWGVVVSADAKSATVSLEGKKNVILTLRDVSWARPRYGAPKPRSVNAVLHSGDLVWLRPYVHSVTAGAGQEWGANVWSSAGKDAGWQLSQIPQVQGALVSLDSRTGAIHALVGGFSYELSHFDRAVFAYRQPGSGFKPFVYAAAMDAPALLASGKSSYMTPQTPIPDTPLSITLPTGQVYAPTNYSNQFSNIPIPVWSNLAYSHNVPSVRILMDIGIPYAAQYVQRFGFPAKQVPQVPSMVLGAGDYSPLQLARAYAVFSSGGFLPNPYLITKIVNSRGTQISLLNCPMGYTPPAQQTAIPPGVAYLLTEMMQQVIKIGTGVAAQSLGRNDIAGKTGTTNHEDNAWFNGFSPHITTSVWVGYDDNRTMGRWAAGAREALPIWIHFMRTAMAGSPATGFFRPPSVTGPTISGGSNVIGVSDYLAGYPPVAASTASTESGAGDSLGDKLINTIKNLF